In Primulina huaijiensis isolate GDHJ02 chromosome 6, ASM1229523v2, whole genome shotgun sequence, a single window of DNA contains:
- the LOC140979851 gene encoding protein ANTAGONIST OF LIKE HETEROCHROMATIN PROTEIN 1-like, translating into MSENKQHQQQQTKRRKKVNANDSGGIMGAEVDEKRVKTKGLNEIISSLDFLDDQEKSDLQEMKKVNQEEMIRFENNHSQQRIATMDYFFKLKEYHKDAERDDGTRKRKAKANAFTSVNVTASAIAGASADESVSNDENVTTSNKTPSSGPQRRLWVKNRSKDWWDQCNSPDFPEEEFKKAFRMGKGTFDLICNELNSAVAKENTMLRDAVPVRQRVAVCIWRLATGEPLRLVSKKFGLGISTCHKLVLEVCSAISSVLMPKYLRWMDEDNMKRTMDEFSSMSGIPNVVGSMYTTHIPIIAPKISVAAYFNRRHTERNQKTSYSITVQGVVDPRGVLTDVCIGYPGSMSDEQVLEKSTLFQRANAGLYKGVWIVGGSGLPLMDWTLVPYTHQHLTWTQHAFNEKIGDIQRVAKDSFARLKGRWGCLQKRTEVKLQDLPVVLGACCVLHNICELMGERLDPTLKFELFDDEMVPENVFRSANAVRARDVIAHNLLHHNLAGTSFLS; encoded by the coding sequence ATGAGTGAAAACAAGCAACATCAACAGCAGCAGACTAAGAGAAGGAAAAAAGTGAATGCGAACGATAGTGGTGGGATTATGGGTGCGGAAGTGGATGAGAAGCGGGTTAAGACTAAGGGGTTAAACGAGATTATTAGTTCGTTGGATTTTCTGGATGATCAAGAAAAGAGCGATCTTCAAGAGATGAAGAAGGTGAATCAAGAAGAAATGATTCGATTCGAGAATAATCACAGCCAGCAAAGGATCGCTACGatggattatttttttaagttgaaGGAATATCACAAAGATGCTGAGCGCGACGACGGGACACGTAAAAGAAAGGCGAAAGCGAACGCTTTTACTTCCGTTAACGTTACTGCATCAGCCATCGCAGGTGCAAGTGCGGATGAGTCAGTCTCTAACGATGAAAACGTAACCACCAGCAATAAAACTCCGTCATCCGGCCCTCAGCGGCGGCTGTGGGTCAAAAACAGGTCCAAAGATTGGTGGGATCAATGCAACAGTCCTGATTTTCCCGAGGAAGAATTCAAGAAAGCATTTAGAATGGGGAAGGGTACATTTGATTTGATCTGTAATGAGCTGAACTCTGCCGTAGCCAAGGAAAATACCATGTTGAGGGATGCAGTCCCCGTAAGGCAACGCGTAGCCGTGTGCATATGGCGGTTGGCCACTGGAGAGCCGCTTAGGCTCGTTTCTAAGAAGTTTGGATTGGGTATTTCTACGTGCCATAAGCTTGTCCTCGAGGTTTGTTCGGCTATAAGCAGTGTTTTGATGCCCAAGTATCTTAGGTGGATGGATGAGGATAATATGAAGAGGACTATGGATGAATTCAGTTCGATGTCTGGAATTCCTAATGTGGTTGGATCAATGTACACAACACATATACCAATCATTGCTCCAAAGATCAGTGTGGCAGCATATTTCAACAGGAGGCATACAGAAAGAAATCAAAAGACCTCGTATTCGATCACTGTTCAAGGGGTCGTTGATCCGAGGGGCGTCCTCACCGATGTCTGCATCGGCTACCCCGGTTCAATGTCGGATGAACAGGTTTTGGAAAAGTCCACGCTCTTCCAAAGGGCAAATGCTGGGTTGTATAAAGGTGTTTGGATTGTTGGAGGCTCCGGATTACCTTTAATGGATTGGACATTAGTTCCTTACACACATCAACATTTGACTTGGACTCAACAtgcttttaatgagaaaatagGAGATATTCAAAGGGTTGCGAAAGATTCATTTGCTAGATTGAAAGGCAGATGGGGTTGTTTGCAGAAGCGAACCGAAGTTAAACTTCAAGATTTGCCAGTCGTTCTTGGGGCGTGCTGCGTGTTGCATAACATATGCGAACTGATGGGCGAGAGGTTGGATCCAACGCTTAAATTTGAGCTCTTTGATGATGAAATGGTCCCTGAGAATGTCTTTAGATCGGCGAACGCGGTACGCGCGAGGGACGTGATTGCGCATAATCTTTTGCATCATAACCTTGCTGGAACCTCATTTCTATCTTAG
- the LOC140979852 gene encoding ran-binding protein 1 homolog b-like — MANVAESAVPNREEEEDPHPAAEDEDTGAQVAPIVRLEEVSVITGEENEEIILNLKAKLYRFDKEGSQWKERGVGTVKLLKDKVNGKVRLVMRQNKTLKICANHLVLPAFSVQEHHGNDKSCVWHAADFADGELKDETFCIRFPSVENCKAFKDKIEEITESLAQRGGESEEANAAADLLENLSVEGKDSEEKPKAKEEAPLSEGEKKDKDQ, encoded by the exons ATGGCGAACGTAGCAGAATCCGCAGTTCCGAATAGAGAAGAGGAGGAAGACCCCCATCCAGCGGCTGAAGATGAGGATACCGGAGCACAGGTGGCCCCGATCGTCAGGCTTGAAGAAGTTAGCGTCATTACCGGCGAGGAGAATGAAGAAATTATTCTTAATTT GAAGGCAAAACTGTACAGATTTGACAAGGAAGGGAGCCAATGGAAGGAGAGGGGAGTTGGAACTGTGAAGCTACTGAAGGACAAGGTGAATGGAAAAGTTAGGCTTGTCATGAGGCAGAATAAGACCCTAAAAATTTGTGCCAATCACCTTG TGCTGCCCGCGTTTTCGGTTCAAGAGCATCATGGGAATGACAAGTCTTGTGTATGGCATGCTGCTGATTTCGCTGATGGAGAGCTAAAGGATGAGACCTTCTGTATTCGGTTTCCGTCGGTTGAGA ATTGCAAAGCTTTCAAGGATAAAATTGAAGAGATCACTGAATCTCTGGCGCAGCGTGGTGGAGAGAGTGAAGAAGCCAACGCAGCTGCTGatcttcttgaaaatttgaGTGTTGAAGGAAAAGATAGTGAAGAGAAACCAAAGGCAAAAGAGGAGGCACCTTTATCCGAGGGTGAGAAAAAGGATAAAGATCAGTAG